The following proteins are co-located in the Schistocerca nitens isolate TAMUIC-IGC-003100 chromosome 2, iqSchNite1.1, whole genome shotgun sequence genome:
- the LOC126236643 gene encoding nascent polypeptide-associated complex subunit alpha-like, translating to MPELTELEKASSSTTEARTEAAAAGSGTESDSDDTIPELEETGESTASNAFPSAASGIPVDAISKEKQSRAEKKARKIMSKLGLKPVQGVSRVTIRKSKNILFVISKPDVFKNPASDTYIVFGEARIEDLSQQAQMAAAEKFKAADVSGAAAAVGGTAVVSPIQEESEEEDTDETGVEEKDVELVMSQANVSRGRAIRALKNNNNDIVNAIMELTM from the coding sequence ATGCCAGAGTTAACAGAGCTTGAAAAGGCATCGTCCTCAACAACAGAGGCGCGGACGGAAGCAGCTGCAGCCGGTTCGGGAACCGAATCTGACTCTGACGATACAATCCCTGAGCTTGAAGAAACTGGCGAGAGTACAGCTAGCAATGCTTTTCCGAGTGCAGCGTCTGGTATACCTGTGGACGCCATCAGCAAAGAAAAGCAAAGTCGTGCTGAGAAGAAGGCGCGCAAGATAATGTCGAAGCTTGGCTTGAAGCCGGTTCAGGGAGTTAGTAGAGTTACCATTAGAAAATCAAAGAATATTCTCTTTGTAATAAGTAAACCTGATGTTTTCAAGAATCCGGCATCCGATACATACATTGTGTTTGGCGAAGCAAGGATCGAAGATTTGAGTCAACAAGCACAAATGGCAGCTGCAGAAAAGTTTAAGGCAGCAGACGTGTCGGGTGCTGCTGCAGCTGTTGGAGGAACTGCAGTTGTCTCTCCCATACAGGAAGAATCGGAGGAAGAAGATACTGATGAGACTGGTGTCGAAGAGAAAGACGTAGAATTGGTCATGTCACAAGCTAATGTTAGCCGTGGCAGGGCCATCAGAGCTCTTAAAAACAATAACAATGATATTGTGAATGCAATTATGGAACTAACAATGTGA